Proteins from one Monodelphis domestica isolate mMonDom1 chromosome 6, mMonDom1.pri, whole genome shotgun sequence genomic window:
- the LOC100020535 gene encoding olfactory receptor 4P4-like: protein MEIHNNVTEFILLGLLMKEEMKTLCFVIFMACYLAIFLGNFIIFITITYSHLMQQPMYYFLWHLSFMDPCFTSTIVPRLISDLVATRNTISYNFCMTQLFTSHLLGGVEMFILVSMAFDRYVAICKPLHYMIIVNRQRCNMLILLAWVVAFWHSIAQLFMILRLPFCGPNQIDHYMCDSKPLLKLACTDTHIASILVIANTGMVVLATFLVLVASYIIILYNLRKHSSEGRRKALSTCASHVMVVLLFFVPCISTYILPPRFLNSDKEFSVFYTVFAPMLNPLIYTLRNTEMKNAMWKVWSRNLSLRIKIYNYLLIFFSYFKWS from the exons ATGGAAATTCATAATAATGTGACTGAATTTATACTCTTGGGACTTCtcatgaaggaagaaatgaaaacactatgttttgtcattttcatgGCCTGTTATTTAGCAATCTTCCTGGGGAACTTCATTATCTTCATCACTATCACATACAGCCATCTGATGCAGCAACCCATGTACTATTTTCTTTGGCACTTGTCTTTCATGGATCCATGTTTCACTTCCACCATAGTTCCCAGGCTTATCAGTGACTTAGTTGCCACGAGGAATACCATTTCCTACAATTTTTGCATGACTCAACTATTTACTTCTCACTTACTTGGAGGTGTTGAGATGTTTATCTTGGTGTCCATGGCCTTTGATCGCTATGTAGCCATCTGTAAGCCTTTACACTACATGATAATTGTCAACAGGCAGAGATGTAACATGCTGATCCTGCTTGCCTGGGTGGTGGCATTTTGGCATTCCATTGCCCAGCTCTTTATGATCCTGAGGTTACCTTTCTGTGGCCCTAATCAAATAGATCACTACATGTGTGACTCAAAACCCCTCTTAAAGCTTGCCTGCACAGACACACATATTGCTAGCATTTTAGTCATTGCTAACACTGGAATGGTTGTTTTGGCAACTTTTCTGGTATTGGTTGCATCTTACATTATCATACTATATAACCTTAGGAAGCACTCATCAGAAGGTAGGCGTAAAGCCCTCTCTACCTGTGCTTCTCATGTCATGgttgttctattattctttgtaCCCTGTATCTCCACCTATATTCTACCTCCCAGGTTCCTAAATAGTGATAAGGAGTTCTCAGTGTTTTATACTGTGTTTGCACCTATGTTAAATCCTCTCATATACACACttagaaatacagaaatgaaaaatgccatGTGGAAAGTGTGGTCCAGAAATTT AtcattaagaataaaaatatataattatcttTTAATATTCTTCAGTTACTTTAAATGGTCATAA